The Phragmites australis chromosome 15, lpPhrAust1.1, whole genome shotgun sequence genome window below encodes:
- the LOC133892226 gene encoding adenylate isopentenyltransferase 5, chloroplastic-like codes for MTASGMGTTGLQGWWHWGGCGRDGGVEEEAAGGILLTSILNTTKTTSLYMAPTAAIAAATTLPRLLAPPMDIRRLERNMVVPTPPAPPPLPFVSANRYMGAKHKAVVVMGSTGTGKSRLAVDLALQFGGEVINSDKIQMYAGLDVATNKVTEEECAGVPHHLLGLAHPDDDFTAADFRREASRAAGAITARGRLPIIAGGSNSYIEELIDGDHRAFRERYDCCFLWVDVQLPVLHGYVARRVDEMCSRGLVDEVAAAFDPRRTDYSRGIWRAIGVPELDAYLRTSSRSGNDEEERARMLAVAIEDIKSNTCLLSCRQRAKIQRLEKLWRVRRVDATEVFRRRGDAADEVWQRLVATPCIDAVRSFLHNDDIAADQTPELPVFAAAAAAAVVV; via the exons ATGACGGCCTCCGGGATGGGGACGACAGGGCTCCAGGGATGGTGGCATTGGGGAGGATGTGGCAGGGACGgtggcgtcgaggaggaggcggcgggaggcATTTTG TTAACTAGCATCTTAAACACGACTAAAACCACGTCACTCTATATGGCACCCACGgcagccatcgccgccgctaCCACCCTCCCGAGGCTCCTAGCGCCGCCTATGGACATAAGGCGGCTGGAGCGCAACATGGTTGTTCCCACgccaccggcgccaccaccactgccGTTTGTCAGTGCAAATAGGTACATGGGCGCGAAGCATAAGGCTGTGGTGGTGATGGGCTCCACAGGGACAGGCAAGTCGCGCCTCGCCGTGGACCTCGCGCTCCAATTCGGCGGCGAGGTGATCAACTCCGACAAGATTCAGATGTACGCGGGCCTGGACGTGGCCACCAACAAGGTCACGGAGGAGGAATGTGCCGGCGTGCCGCACCACCTGCTCGGGCTGGCGCACCCCGACGACGACTTCACGGCCGCGGACTTTCGGCGCGAGGCGTCCCGCGCCGCGGGAGCGATCACCGCGCGCGGCCGGCTCCCCATCATCGCGGGCGGGTCGAATTCGTACATCGAGGAGCTCATTGACGGTGACCATCGCGCCTTCCGCGAGCGGTACGACTGCTGCTTCCTGTGGGTGGACGTGCAGCTCCCCGTGCTGCACGGCTACGTCGCCCGCCGCGTCGACGAGATGTGCTCCCGCGGCCTCGTGGACGAGGTCGCGGCCGCCTTCGACCCGCGCCGCACCGACTACTCCCGCGGAATCTGGCGCGCTATCGGCGTGCCGGAACTCGACGCGTACCTCAGGACGTCGTCCCGCTCCGGCAACGACGAGGAAGAGCGCGCCCGAATGCTGGCCGTCGCCATCGAGGACATCAAGTCGAACACCTGCTTGCTCTCGTGCCGGCAGCGCGCCAAGATCCAGCGACTGGAGAAGCTGTGGCGCGTCCGCCGCGTGGACGCCACGGAGGTCTTCCGGAGGCGCGGCGATGCCGCCGACGAAGTGTGGCAGCGGCTCGTCGCCACGCCGTGCATCGACGCCGTGCGCTCGTTCCTGCACAACGACGACATTGCAGCTGATCAGACACCTGAATTGCCCGTGTtcgctgccgccgcggcagctgccGTCGTAGTGTAA